Proteins from one Niallia circulans genomic window:
- a CDS encoding PAS domain-containing protein, with translation MYNSILVFISIILIYMASYTSFDLFQLVKASEKNSRFLFLASTFSLGFGFWVMSFVILMANNIYATATYDIPIATLAMLLGICFAGMAFYSMLDKENNKHRIYVSSLFFSFSMLSVFVLGLYSIGNTVQAENIPTIIISFLLLFSGFSFSVKLSFYPKKNARIKQSIIRPLCSLIITCVCFVSHMILMYGMTPIEYDPTHYDDSFIVYVVLFITILILGGLIGTSTLIREKLAVNDINVRDMQHALDESSIVAFTDKNGMITYVNDKFVEISKYSRSELLGQNHRIINSGYHSPEFFKELWKTISSGNIWKGEIRNKAKDGSHYWVDTVIVPFMNKKGEPYQYVSIRRDVSEQKQDQLRIKEMVQEVSDIKFALDQSSIIAFTDKRGIISNVNDKFCRISGYTSEELIGQTHRIVNSGYHSATFFEDLWNTISNGNVWKGEIRNKAKNGSYYWVDTTIIPFMDKQNKPFKYLAIRNDITEKKRTEEILHRQDKLAAVGQLAAGIAHEIRNPLTSIKGYTEFLSMDEEVKDRQELFSIVLEEIERVNSIVEEFMMLSKPSVASLQKKEIIPIITNVLSVLDYQLRKSKVKTQLTFDDSESLVECDENKLKQVFLNFIKNAVEAMPNGGNLLIDVKSSNEIKVVIKDTGVGMTEEQLQKIGEPFFTTKNDGTGLGLLVSFKIIESLKGKVYIESEKNKGTSFHIAFPKTNDTLGK, from the coding sequence TTGTATAACTCCATTCTTGTATTTATAAGCATTATATTAATTTATATGGCTAGTTACACTTCATTCGATTTGTTTCAACTCGTTAAGGCGTCTGAAAAGAATAGCCGCTTCTTATTTTTAGCCAGCACCTTTTCGCTAGGATTTGGTTTTTGGGTGATGAGCTTTGTTATATTGATGGCCAATAATATATATGCAACAGCAACCTATGATATCCCAATCGCAACATTAGCTATGCTGCTTGGAATATGCTTTGCCGGAATGGCTTTTTATTCGATGCTGGACAAAGAGAACAATAAGCATCGGATTTATGTTAGCAGCCTGTTTTTCAGCTTTTCGATGCTGTCAGTATTTGTATTAGGGTTATATTCGATCGGAAATACAGTTCAAGCAGAGAATATACCCACCATTATTATTAGCTTTTTGTTATTATTCAGCGGCTTTTCCTTTTCCGTTAAATTATCTTTTTACCCGAAAAAAAATGCCCGGATAAAACAAAGTATCATCAGGCCATTATGCAGCTTAATTATCACATGTGTTTGTTTTGTCAGTCATATGATACTCATGTACGGCATGACACCAATTGAATATGATCCAACTCATTACGATGACAGCTTTATCGTATATGTTGTATTATTTATCACAATCTTGATTCTTGGTGGACTTATAGGAACAAGTACATTAATACGCGAAAAGCTGGCAGTAAATGATATAAATGTTCGGGATATGCAGCATGCATTAGATGAATCGTCCATCGTAGCATTTACAGACAAAAATGGCATGATTACATATGTGAATGATAAATTTGTCGAGATATCAAAATACAGCCGGTCTGAATTGCTTGGGCAAAATCATCGGATTATTAATTCTGGCTACCACTCACCAGAGTTCTTTAAGGAACTGTGGAAAACCATCAGCTCAGGCAATATTTGGAAAGGAGAAATTCGCAATAAAGCGAAAGATGGCAGTCATTATTGGGTAGATACCGTCATTGTTCCATTTATGAACAAAAAGGGTGAGCCGTATCAATATGTATCCATTAGAAGAGATGTTTCAGAACAGAAGCAGGATCAATTAAGAATAAAAGAAATGGTGCAAGAGGTAAGCGATATAAAGTTTGCTCTTGATCAATCGAGCATTATTGCCTTTACAGATAAACGTGGAATCATCTCAAATGTGAATGATAAGTTTTGCCGCATTTCAGGATATACTTCGGAAGAATTAATCGGACAAACACACCGAATTGTTAATTCTGGCTATCATTCAGCCACTTTTTTCGAAGATTTGTGGAATACCATTTCTAACGGAAATGTGTGGAAGGGTGAAATTCGTAATAAAGCGAAAAACGGATCCTATTATTGGGTAGATACCACTATTATCCCTTTCATGGATAAGCAGAACAAACCTTTTAAGTACTTAGCAATTAGAAATGATATTACAGAAAAGAAACGAACAGAGGAAATTCTTCATCGCCAAGACAAGCTTGCTGCTGTTGGTCAGCTTGCTGCAGGCATAGCCCATGAAATTCGGAACCCATTGACGTCTATTAAAGGGTACACCGAATTTTTGAGTATGGATGAAGAAGTAAAAGATAGGCAGGAATTGTTTTCAATCGTTTTAGAGGAGATTGAGCGGGTCAATTCAATCGTTGAGGAATTTATGATGCTATCTAAACCGTCAGTTGCTAGTTTGCAGAAAAAGGAAATTATTCCTATTATCACTAATGTTCTTTCTGTGCTGGATTATCAGTTAAGAAAAAGCAAGGTAAAGACACAGTTAACCTTTGATGATAGTGAATCATTAGTAGAGTGTGATGAAAATAAGCTAAAGCAGGTTTTTCTCAATTTCATCAAAAACGCTGTGGAGGCAATGCCAAATGGCGGCAACTTACTGATAGATGTTAAATCCTCTAATGAGATAAAAGTTGTCATCAAGGATACTGGAGTCGGAATGACAGAGGAACAGCTCCAAAAAATAGGTGAGCCATTTTTTACAACAAAAAATGATGGAACAGGTTTAGGTTTGCTTGTTAGTTTTAAGATTATTGAGAGCTTAAAAGGGAAAGTATATATAGAAAGTGAAAAAAACAAAGGTACTTCCTTCCATATAGCATTTCCAAAAACCAATGACACTCTAGGTAAATAA
- a CDS encoding 3D domain-containing protein codes for MKKLLSFIACATIATSIATEAKAAEVTVKKGDTLWSISKDYDVSTEDIKTWNDLDSDIIKVNDTLDLQVEKTHKVKSGDTLWSLAKDNDNTVDDLMKWNKLPSEKIYVGEELIVDNGIDKKEANSAPKEEKQAEKQEKKAVKTAAAPVEKDDSGNAETVTVSATAYTADCKGCSGVTATGIDLNGNPNKKVIAVDPKVIPLGSTVYVEGYGKAVAGDTGGAIKGNKIDLFMSSEKDALNWGRKQVEVKIIN; via the coding sequence ATGAAAAAATTATTATCATTTATTGCATGCGCAACAATTGCCACTTCCATTGCGACTGAAGCGAAGGCGGCAGAAGTCACAGTTAAAAAAGGAGACACACTTTGGAGCATATCCAAAGACTATGATGTTTCCACAGAAGACATAAAAACTTGGAATGACCTTGATTCTGACATAATTAAAGTAAACGATACATTAGATCTCCAAGTGGAGAAAACTCATAAAGTTAAATCCGGCGACACTCTTTGGAGTTTAGCGAAGGATAACGACAATACAGTTGATGATTTAATGAAGTGGAATAAACTCCCTTCTGAAAAAATCTATGTTGGTGAAGAACTGATTGTCGATAACGGCATTGATAAAAAAGAGGCTAATAGCGCACCGAAAGAAGAGAAACAAGCAGAAAAACAAGAAAAAAAGGCAGTGAAAACAGCTGCAGCACCAGTTGAAAAAGACGATTCTGGCAATGCAGAAACAGTAACTGTTTCAGCAACAGCCTATACGGCTGACTGCAAAGGGTGTTCTGGAGTAACTGCAACAGGTATTGATTTGAATGGAAATCCCAACAAAAAAGTCATTGCAGTAGATCCAAAGGTCATTCCACTTGGTTCAACCGTATATGTTGAAGGCTACGGTAAGGCAGTAGCAGGCGATACTGGTGGAGCAATTAAAGGAAACAAAATCGATTTATTTATGTCATCTGAAAAAGACGCTTTAAACTGGGGAAGAAAACAAGTCGAAGTCAAAATCATAAATTAA
- a CDS encoding aminotransferase class V-fold PLP-dependent enzyme has protein sequence MGKLSTYLFKIASHPQEFEQIFRLNHETFAEEIPQHDKNEQGLLVDAYHEQNTYIIALKEQEVIGMISLADKRPFSLDKKLGDIGAYLPNQMNINKLCEIRLLSVKKQYRKTKVFIGLLQMLHHIFKENGYEGAVISGILREEKLYRHIGFMPFAHQVGSTGVIYQPMYITKDHILLTEKLLPSAVSFLPGPVRVSDEILNTLGSQAFSHRDAAFIDLIRRVQADLTQMTQAKYVQIMIGTGTLANDAVAAQLALLKGKGLILSNGEFGERLVNRAKRYQLQCRIVRKTWGEAFTEAELAAELDSEIDWIWYVHCETSTGTVNEIERITRAIGGKPVKQAVDCISTIGALPVDLKDVYLATAVSGKGMESISGLAFVFHNHEIQPNEQIPPYIDLGLYYLHNSVPYTHSSSLLSALGKALTKDFTKKYSDVAKMYAYTYKRLTGSQFKLLPKEQQYSSPIISIILDKQISSIEIGEWLKRQGYYLHYQSSYLQERNWIQISMLGNVSLTEIHDMLDLFEAMCLYLRSLQDENKEILVE, from the coding sequence ATGGGGAAATTATCAACCTATCTTTTTAAAATTGCTTCACATCCACAGGAATTCGAACAGATATTTAGGTTAAATCATGAAACATTTGCAGAGGAAATTCCACAGCATGATAAAAATGAGCAAGGGCTGTTAGTAGATGCCTACCACGAACAGAATACATATATTATTGCTTTGAAGGAACAAGAGGTAATCGGAATGATTTCTCTTGCGGATAAACGCCCATTCTCCTTAGATAAAAAACTTGGGGACATTGGTGCTTATCTGCCTAACCAAATGAACATCAATAAACTTTGTGAAATACGGCTGCTGTCTGTCAAGAAACAATACAGAAAAACAAAGGTGTTTATCGGCTTACTGCAAATGCTGCATCATATTTTTAAGGAGAATGGGTATGAGGGAGCAGTCATAAGCGGTATTTTGCGAGAAGAAAAGCTGTATCGACATATCGGCTTTATGCCTTTTGCACATCAGGTAGGAAGTACCGGTGTAATTTATCAGCCGATGTATATAACGAAGGATCATATCCTATTGACAGAGAAGCTTCTCCCATCAGCAGTATCGTTTTTACCTGGACCTGTTCGTGTATCAGATGAAATTCTTAATACACTCGGAAGTCAAGCCTTCTCGCACCGTGATGCTGCCTTTATAGACCTGATAAGGCGCGTTCAAGCGGACTTGACACAAATGACACAAGCGAAATATGTACAAATTATGATTGGTACAGGAACACTTGCTAACGATGCTGTCGCAGCGCAACTGGCATTATTAAAAGGGAAGGGACTAATTTTGAGCAACGGAGAATTTGGCGAACGCTTAGTTAATCGAGCAAAAAGGTATCAATTACAATGCCGAATAGTAAGAAAGACTTGGGGTGAGGCTTTTACAGAAGCAGAGCTGGCTGCAGAACTAGATTCAGAAATTGATTGGATATGGTATGTACACTGTGAGACTTCAACTGGCACTGTCAATGAGATTGAAAGGATAACAAGGGCAATAGGTGGAAAACCGGTAAAACAGGCTGTGGACTGTATAAGTACGATAGGAGCACTGCCTGTCGACCTAAAAGATGTATACTTGGCAACAGCGGTGAGCGGCAAAGGCATGGAATCGATTTCAGGATTAGCATTCGTGTTTCACAATCATGAGATTCAGCCAAATGAACAAATTCCGCCATATATAGATTTAGGCTTATACTACCTTCATAATAGTGTGCCATACACCCATTCATCGTCATTGCTAAGTGCCCTTGGGAAAGCGTTAACAAAAGACTTTACGAAAAAATACAGCGATGTTGCCAAGATGTATGCATACACTTATAAAAGATTAACAGGCTCGCAGTTCAAGTTATTGCCAAAAGAACAGCAATATTCCTCTCCGATTATCTCTATTATTCTTGATAAGCAGATATCAAGTATTGAAATTGGTGAGTGGCTGAAAAGACAGGGTTATTATCTTCATTACCAAAGCAGTTATTTACAAGAACGAAATTGGATTCAAATTTCCATGTTAGGAAATGTATCGCTTACCGAAATACACGATATGCTCGATTTATTTGAGGCGATGTGTTTATATTTACGGAGTTTACAGGATGAAAACAAAGAGATATTGGTGGAATAA
- a CDS encoding methyl-accepting chemotaxis protein, with amino-acid sequence MSLKNKMIAITSIIIIVLIAASSLLQFVETNKLKQNTNLVMQQLESNSKKDVESKLTGLSTEISQHVMVLEQQLDESMANAAYTLQQIDAQRNVSNEDLKQIAKQTKMTDFLLTNDKGVFTHSTDKASIGFNLLAFDPNVKGLITGDMKMLEGPLTIKKESGEIFKFTSIPRLNGKGILEVGRNAEVFEDSLSKFIQEGNGVQSIYLISNSNVVLTESLKTGQESVLKKGSTTKDETIKKVVDSKEPILNLEDKKAEIYYPIIVDEEVRYVLLAQVDTTSYFQNATIASETLNHVQDTLTKTNITSIFLSLILSAVLIAALVYIIRRSLKPLDDINMQAQNIALGDLRNDKVLIQSKDEIGELASSFGIMTENLRGVIHKVRAAAEQVAASSEELSAGTEEMNAASEHISATIHEVNHAMDKQVSELEETDQSVASMLNYVQHIAVSSDSVTKRAVEASAKAANGNKAIGTVETQMDMISKRVTESATVIKELGSYSSEIGEISQVITAIADQTNLLALNAAIEAARAGEQGKGFAVVAEEVRHLAEQSSDSASKISGLITRIQKETAKAVESMNYATAEVDGGIVVVKQTGEIFGEIETAVDEVSGQITSVSQSVKELNNGMEKIVMAINLVKQMAEQTDQGTQNVSAATEEQLASMQEISAAAIGLSKMAEELMLVINKFKL; translated from the coding sequence ATGTCTTTAAAAAACAAGATGATTGCTATAACAAGCATAATCATCATTGTGCTTATAGCAGCATCCAGCCTTTTGCAGTTTGTTGAAACAAATAAGCTAAAACAAAATACAAACTTAGTTATGCAGCAGTTGGAATCAAATTCAAAAAAGGATGTAGAGTCAAAACTGACTGGGCTGTCAACGGAAATATCTCAGCATGTTATGGTTTTGGAGCAGCAATTAGATGAAAGTATGGCTAATGCTGCATACACACTCCAACAGATTGATGCCCAACGCAATGTTTCAAACGAAGATTTGAAACAGATTGCCAAACAAACAAAAATGACCGATTTCTTATTGACCAATGATAAAGGGGTGTTCACCCATTCTACGGATAAGGCTTCCATTGGATTTAATTTGCTTGCCTTCGATCCAAACGTAAAAGGACTTATAACAGGTGATATGAAAATGTTGGAGGGACCATTAACAATTAAGAAAGAAAGTGGTGAAATTTTTAAATTCACCTCTATCCCAAGACTTAACGGTAAAGGAATATTGGAAGTCGGGCGTAATGCAGAAGTATTTGAAGACTCGCTTTCTAAATTCATTCAAGAGGGTAATGGCGTTCAATCCATATACTTAATTAGTAACAGCAATGTCGTATTAACAGAGTCGTTGAAAACAGGGCAGGAATCTGTTCTTAAAAAGGGTTCAACAACAAAAGATGAAACAATCAAAAAAGTGGTTGACTCAAAAGAACCGATATTAAACCTGGAAGATAAAAAAGCTGAAATTTATTATCCGATCATTGTTGATGAGGAAGTAAGATATGTACTGCTTGCCCAGGTGGACACTACATCCTATTTCCAAAATGCAACGATTGCAAGTGAGACATTAAATCATGTTCAAGATACTTTAACAAAAACAAATATAACGTCTATTTTCTTGTCATTAATTCTATCTGCAGTTCTGATTGCTGCTTTAGTTTACATTATTAGAAGAAGCTTAAAGCCATTAGATGATATAAATATGCAAGCACAAAATATCGCTTTAGGTGATTTGCGAAATGATAAGGTTCTAATTCAGTCAAAGGACGAAATCGGAGAGCTAGCATCATCCTTTGGCATAATGACTGAAAACTTGCGGGGAGTTATTCACAAGGTGAGAGCTGCTGCAGAACAGGTTGCTGCCTCAAGTGAGGAGCTATCTGCAGGAACAGAGGAAATGAACGCAGCCTCAGAGCATATTTCTGCAACAATACATGAAGTAAACCACGCGATGGACAAACAAGTTTCTGAATTAGAAGAAACCGACCAATCTGTTGCAAGCATGTTAAACTATGTCCAACATATAGCTGTGAGCTCAGACAGCGTAACAAAAAGAGCTGTTGAGGCTTCCGCTAAAGCAGCTAATGGAAATAAAGCAATTGGCACTGTTGAGACACAAATGGATATGATAAGTAAGCGTGTGACAGAGTCAGCGACTGTGATTAAAGAGCTTGGAAGCTATTCAAGTGAAATAGGTGAAATTTCTCAAGTAATAACTGCAATTGCCGATCAAACGAACTTACTTGCCTTAAACGCAGCGATTGAAGCGGCGAGAGCAGGTGAGCAGGGTAAAGGCTTTGCTGTTGTCGCAGAAGAGGTTCGCCATTTGGCAGAACAATCTTCTGACTCAGCAAGTAAAATCAGTGGTCTTATTACAAGAATTCAAAAAGAGACAGCTAAAGCTGTGGAATCAATGAATTATGCAACGGCCGAAGTGGACGGCGGCATTGTGGTTGTTAAGCAAACGGGAGAAATCTTCGGTGAAATAGAAACTGCTGTTGATGAGGTCAGTGGGCAAATCACTTCTGTCTCACAATCTGTTAAAGAACTGAACAATGGCATGGAAAAAATCGTCATGGCCATAAATCTAGTTAAACAAATGGCAGAACAAACAGATCAAGGCACGCAAAACGTATCTGCTGCAACAGAAGAACAATTAGCATCCATGCAGGAAATATCAGCAGCAGCCATCGGGTTAAGCAAAATGGCAGAAGAGCTGATGCTTGTTATAAATAAATTTAAACTGTAA
- a CDS encoding XdhC family protein has protein sequence MSSDEYSVLETIAASEPGGYLATIIDVTGSAYRKEGTMMYFSGDNQERGLLSGGCVEQDIVARIESWETGIASASVNYDMRSEDDLSWGQGVGCDGSITVLMEELDDKAMNNLKIVKNWLDNGLTVEHIKVLKEDLSSQASFFMNETGERVGNWEAFDLAAFPEKRLTPKNDGGYYFRQTFRAQPRLIIYGAGPDARPVADIAKKAGFHVIVADWRPALCNNKHFPDADMLVIGNPVELMEDFQAGSMDYIVIMTHHFQKDKELLNYLLEREYAFVGILGSKKRADRLLEQKTKPLWLHSPVGLGINAEGPEQIAISIAAQLIAVKNNKVRTLGLNG, from the coding sequence ATGTCATCTGATGAGTATTCTGTCTTAGAAACTATTGCAGCAAGTGAGCCAGGTGGTTATTTAGCCACAATTATTGATGTTACAGGTTCTGCCTATCGAAAGGAAGGAACAATGATGTACTTTTCTGGTGATAATCAGGAAAGGGGTTTATTAAGCGGCGGTTGTGTAGAACAAGATATAGTAGCAAGAATAGAAAGTTGGGAAACAGGAATAGCTTCTGCTTCCGTTAATTATGATATGCGTTCTGAGGATGATTTATCATGGGGGCAAGGAGTTGGCTGTGACGGGAGCATAACTGTACTGATGGAAGAACTCGATGATAAAGCTATGAATAATCTGAAAATCGTAAAGAATTGGCTGGATAATGGCCTAACAGTTGAACATATAAAGGTGCTTAAAGAGGATTTAAGTTCTCAAGCCTCCTTTTTTATGAATGAAACAGGAGAACGAGTTGGTAATTGGGAGGCTTTTGACCTTGCCGCTTTTCCAGAAAAAAGGCTTACTCCAAAAAATGATGGTGGGTATTATTTTCGGCAAACCTTTCGGGCACAGCCGCGCCTGATTATTTATGGTGCAGGTCCTGATGCAAGACCAGTTGCGGATATTGCTAAAAAAGCTGGTTTTCATGTTATTGTTGCAGATTGGCGACCGGCTTTATGTAATAATAAACATTTTCCAGATGCAGATATGCTCGTTATTGGCAATCCTGTTGAGCTTATGGAAGATTTCCAGGCAGGAAGTATGGATTATATTGTAATCATGACGCATCACTTTCAAAAGGATAAAGAGCTATTAAACTATTTGCTTGAGAGGGAATATGCTTTCGTCGGTATTTTAGGGTCGAAAAAGAGAGCGGATCGCTTGTTGGAACAAAAAACTAAACCACTGTGGCTTCATTCTCCAGTTGGACTTGGTATAAATGCAGAAGGACCAGAACAAATTGCCATAAGCATTGCAGCACAGTTAATCGCTGTTAAAAACAATAAAGTCCGCACTTTAGGGCTAAATGGATGA
- a CDS encoding helix-turn-helix transcriptional regulator, giving the protein MNKEIIKFIRKNYEMTQRDFAKVVNCSFALIALVEVGKRNVSKELEHKVKTAFNIDDQDIQSITTIISEFTKGIPPFM; this is encoded by the coding sequence ATGAACAAAGAAATTATTAAATTTATTAGAAAGAACTACGAAATGACACAAAGAGACTTTGCCAAGGTTGTCAATTGTAGCTTTGCTTTGATTGCCCTTGTAGAGGTTGGCAAAAGAAATGTCAGCAAGGAGCTTGAGCACAAGGTAAAAACGGCTTTTAACATAGATGATCAGGACATTCAGTCCATCACTACAATTATCTCTGAATTTACTAAAGGCATCCCTCCGTTCATGTAA
- a CDS encoding glycerol-3-phosphate acyltransferase, translating into MLLVLYLICAYFAGNLLFGFVVGRIQSDGDIRAEGSKNPGARNAGRLYGKKAFVLTFLGDAMKGAAIIFIGRLLGFSTAFQLIGLLFVCIGHIKPVLFQFKGGKGISTLIGGLLAVNLWFVPIIIISFLLFYLLYKGFTVPGLFSLLVCAVAFFFIEKEMLPGVIALLIVAVVICAHKLKWRQFLLMRN; encoded by the coding sequence ATGTTGCTAGTTTTATATTTAATCTGCGCTTATTTTGCTGGTAATCTCTTATTTGGTTTTGTTGTTGGCCGGATACAATCTGACGGTGACATTCGGGCAGAGGGAAGCAAAAATCCTGGGGCAAGAAACGCTGGAAGGCTCTATGGGAAAAAGGCTTTTGTGCTGACATTTCTAGGTGATGCCATGAAAGGCGCGGCAATTATCTTCATCGGCCGCCTGCTTGGCTTTTCAACAGCTTTCCAGCTTATCGGCTTGCTGTTTGTTTGTATTGGTCACATCAAACCAGTATTATTCCAATTTAAAGGAGGGAAAGGGATATCCACGTTAATTGGAGGTTTGCTAGCTGTTAATTTATGGTTTGTTCCCATAATCATTATCAGCTTTCTATTATTTTATTTGCTATATAAAGGCTTTACAGTACCTGGTTTATTTAGTCTGCTCGTTTGCGCAGTCGCATTTTTCTTTATCGAGAAGGAGATGTTGCCGGGGGTAATTGCCCTGCTTATAGTAGCTGTGGTGATATGCGCCCATAAACTTAAATGGAGACAATTTCTGCTAATGAGAAATTAA